The Girardinichthys multiradiatus isolate DD_20200921_A chromosome 7, DD_fGirMul_XY1, whole genome shotgun sequence region acataatatatccaactttattcacaacctctctctcttctctgccattcaattaaattaaattcagtttatttatatattgccaattcacaacacatgttgtctcaaggtacttcacaaaagtcaggtacatacattccaattaatcctaacaattgaacagtgcaatcagattcagttatttattcaaattggatacaaagtttttctatctaaggaaacccagcagattgcatcaagtcagagatttgtagcagtcactcctcctagatgagcatgtagagacagtggacagtcactggcgttgactttgcagcaatccctcatactgagcatgcatgtagcgacagtggagaggaaaatctcccttttaacagaaagaaacctccagcagaaccaggctcattgtaagcggccatctgccacgaccgacagggggtttgagagaacagagcagagacacacaaagaatacagaagcactgatccgggAGTACTTTCCATGGGAAggaaataatgtaaaatgctaatggatgtagctcctttagtggcttcatctaggaagaaaaaaacagatgaactcagagccagttttcaagtttagagtatgagagagagcacatacagttaggcTCAGTCAGCTATGTTCttggagaaaaatagggttaaacactgaaagacagggccaagtgtatcatcagtagaatttaggaaaagtaaatgttaatggatgtaactccttttgtcgtttcatctagaaagaaagaacagataaactctgagcgtattttcaaggatagagtttgaaagagagcacatataattagttacagtaaaagctcagtcaattgccatatctaggagagagacagggttaaacactgaaagacagggccaagtggatcatctgtagaaggtgagcattaagttgttgccagcagaagcttggacgatgtgCCTTGCTCACACTGAACGCGGGGCAGCTGCGGTGCAGTCATGCTGCAGAAAGCCACTGACTGAGACCAGCCCGGCCAGACTACGGCCCTGGCTGTGGAAGCTGTGCTCAAGAAATCAGAAATTCATGTGTTCAAGCGCTTTCTGGGAGTTCACACGAGAACTAGCCCAAACGTTTGGCAAGTCTCCCATAAACAAAGCTCGTATTTGGCCGCACAACCACTGTCTCGTAGTTTTCTGCAGCATCCAGGCAAAACAAGGGAGGAAAATCCCTGTCTTCTCCTTTCTGTTGTTATCCTtctaaatgagtaaaaaaagctatggattttgttttctatgGCTAAACTCGTTATCCGTGCACATGCCTATCCTTTTTCATCCTCAAATAGCGCCTCCGTTTtctcatatttctgttttttgtcattttgtttacaATAGTCAGGTTAGCATATGTTGGTGTGTTGATTTTATTATGAAATTTACCAGAACTCTGACCTGTCTGGCTTCCTGTTTGGCTGGTAAAATTCAGGACCTTGATACAGAAGCCACTGCGGCGTTTGGCCAAACTTCCTTCTTACAGAAACATTTCGTTAAGCTGCACGGCCACGGTAACCGCAATTGCACTGCATCATGGCTGAAGTTGAGTGTACAAATTGATTTTAACGATTTGGGTTCCTTGTGGCACTGCCCCGCAGCTGCACTGCAGCCGCAGTATGTTCAGTGTGAGCCCATGGTAAGTCTTCTTTGCCTCTGATTTAATTGCCTACAGTACCCTCTGCTGGTTACCTTTGGTGAATACATTGCATATTTGCAACTTAATTTACATGGGGTTGTAATCTGTCCTAGGTGGGCCTAGAAAGGGCCAGGCCTGCCCCTTGGCtccaagtcggggctccacgaagggcttgacctgagaaacgtggaatgtggggtgatgtgccaggaagcaaatcaatagcacaatcataaggtctattgggtggcagagctgtggccttgattttattaaaaacctcctttaaatcatggtattcttgcggtaccttggataaatccggataggtctcctcaacctcattctccacactgacctccgtagcagcagacaaaagacagtcagcggaacatgactcagaccaacccaaaacttcttttttcttccagtcgatgtgagggttgtgtttctgcaaccaggaggcccctaggactacaggaagttcaggtgaattaatgatcatgaaagttactttttcttgatgattacctccaactgttaaggtaatctcctccgtcctgagatgtgaattgttcatgctgtgaccatccaaagctagcatgtttcttgtgtcagctgatggaataagttttatgccgttcttatttgcaaatgtttcgtccatgaataagtatctgctcctgaatcaataaacacggccccctggagagacaaagaagacgtttgaaaatgggcaggaaaaaagaaggaggaggcagatagttgacttcggctcagtagagacctcccttcctctgccttttagtggacacctgagtgctaaatgtcacttctctccacaataaaaacagagcttgaatcttctccgacgatctttctcctcaggggtaatcttggttcggcccaattgcatgggctcacaattatcattttcctcagtgagaggtgaccgactccttctctcataccggtgtgcagaaacctgagttaatgatgagcgacccttctcatggcgtttctccttccttctctctgccagccgaatatcaatgcgagcagccaaatcctcgagttgtttcagggaagaaggatagtcacgggtcgctaagCTCATCCTTGATATCTTCgttttcatgaatgcatccatttgtgctgcctcattccaacggctctctgcagccaacaaatgaaagtcaattatataggtcgagacaggctgatcaccctgtttgagggacaataatcctcttgcctcacaacttggaatgaccgggtcaaaaactcgaaagagtttcataaagatcacaagatgcagacctgttatgccattcagcagttccccactgttttgcctttcctgccagcagagatataacaaacgccaccttggaacgttcagtgggaaaggatgacggctgaacctcaaaatgaatttcacactgagttagaaaagctcgacattggactgagtctcccctgaaaaTCTCAGGCGGAGATAGGTGTGGCTCTcctacctctgctgttgtccgtgttacttgggcgtggtttctttgtgacggtggcggctcggagacaagattgccagaacgtaatgtggaaatgatttcctccatgccggaacccaaccaggaaagggtctcatcaacgtgggtatgccactgttgtgctggcaaTGGGTCAATTTTTGGCcggatttttctgctatgaatcagaaaaaggcggacccaagattcagccagacacagtactgaaagtttaaaagatttattcagccacaggaaaacgtcacacaggtaacactcctcacagcttccaggaatcactgaggcagaaagagggattagtgacttgtagtctctccagattttgcaggaatcagaaaagccactaacctgcttttgtcttgagtggaacttgaaacccagagggaaaacctcagtgggcggcaggcggtgatctccacagcacaggtaagaagtgactccaggctgaataatccgagggctaggctggctcaataatccaagaacagaaacagggtcaacgatcggaacaagaggcgtcaggcaaggggcaggcagaggcataaaccagatgcaggaaacaaggtcgacaaccaaaatccaaatagtccgacaaggagcaggcagaggcataaatccaaaaggcaaggcaaggtcaagaacaatgatcagacaggaaggaacgctggatatctactcacatgatggctttcaaaaatctggcaccgtctgtttgttagagtcagtatatatcagggaagacacaggtgcttggcattccacagactGCACTACaccgcagcagccaccaggtgcatctaatctgctgattgcagccagggagacagggtagagcagacgtgccagaatcataacatgtttagtccaacttttctgtaCGTTTTGGCTGAGAAACAAGAGATTAGCTTGCGTGTAAAGGAGTGCAAGCAAAACAGAGTGCAAGCGGAGAAAACGTCTGAGCAAGCAGAGAACACAGATGGTGTTTAAAGGGTTTTGGAAGAACAGATCTACACCTCATTCATTACACAAGCATGCTTTGTTGTGGTTCTACGGAAGCTCATTGCATTCAGCAAAGATCAGGATCTCGTAATTTTGAGAAAAGATGTCATAATTACGAGATAAGATGTCATAATTACAAGATGTCATAGTTACGAGAAAATATGTCATAATTACAAGATCCTCATCTCGTAATTACAAAATCAAGATCTCATAATTGTGACATCTTATCTCGTAATTATCTCGTAACCAACATCTCCACTACTACTGCTCCCTACCGTCTCTCTGTAGTCTTTACTCACAGTCTAGTTACACCACATCTCCCCTTTCCAGAATCAATGTGTAGACTGCCATTGATTCAGTTGGACCTTGGGGtgttattctaatttattgaatatgaccgTATACATACTATTTCTTTATTatggaaaaaactaaatatttgatGTGGTtcataaatttaaatataaaaaattcacacattacaaggatattCATATGGCATAAGTAAAAGATAAtattatttacataaaacaGCCCTTAATGCACATACAAAATCAGTCCTAACTAAATTGCATTTTGGCCAACAGCATAAAAAAGGTTGTCCCTCTCTTCCAAAGTAGGAAAGGCAATACTCTCTAAATTACAGCTCAATTTCTCTTCTTCcatattaaacattttggaGAAGCTTTTTGTCCATAGATTTAATAGTGTCCTAGAACAGGGGCTACCAAACGTTTCAGCCTGCGACCCCCAAAATAACAGTGCCAGAGACTGGCGACCCCTTAAAAATACATAACATTTACActctatatatattttcttttcaaatgtagagtgaaataattatatgtatttttaaataaataaattttttaaaagacatttgATCATTTAATTTCATCATATATGGAACATTTCATGgtacatatatttatttcatgatacaattatttctttttatttatttaatttatgttgTCCTTTTTGGCCTTCCATACACCTCAGTGGTCAAATCAtggattattttgaaaattatctGGCAACTCCCCACTTGGTGTCTTGAGACACCCGACCCccactttgggaacccctgaccaacaaaaacacacactatTACATGATACATTAAGGACAAGGAATCTATGATCCTCCTCGTGCTCATGAACCTTACTCTTCAGTATGTATCTAGGTCAGAAATgtgatgtttaatgtttttgagTATATTTTTGATCATGTGTCATAGCTTCTTACTCGTTTAATAATCTTGACAAAGATTTCAATAgctcaaaataatttattaaccagCATTAAGCATTTAATACCAGGAATCCATGATCCTCCTCATGCTCATGAACCTCATGCCTCCATATCCCATGTCCCTGAAGCTCTTGTACTCTCCAGGCCACAGGTACATCATCCTGCCTCTGTAGTGGGGCTGCTCATACATCAGCCAGTGACCGTCCATCACGTGGCAGGACATGCAGTTGGACATGCGGTAGCGGTCCATGACGTTGTCACAATCGTCCATACACTCATGCATCATACCACCGAAGTTCTCCCTCTCATAGATCCTCATCCTGTAGGATCCCCGGTACTGTTTAGAGAAAGAAATAcatgaaacacaaaaatgaaagcACCGTTTTATGACTGGACATGTATTATAATCGTTATCAGGACTCTCGCTTTATACCTACCATGGGAATCATACGGCAAGACCTGATTCCACCACTCCAGCCAAACATGCTCATGTAGTCAGCGTACTCGCCCCTTCTCATGAAATATTGGTTTCCCATGTAGTTGGGGTGGTCGTAGACCATGAAGCAGCCACTCTCCACCCTGCAGGAGTGACACCTGCTCATGTAGGAGGACATGTCAGCACAGTCGCTCATGCACTCATAGTGGCGACCCTGGAAGTTCCTCTCCTCGTAGAAGATGATCTGGGAAAGAGTGAATCATCCcttaaaaacatcattttaaaaacagacattatttgacaaaatacatatattttccACCTAAAGATTGCCTACCTTGCCCCTCATGTTCATGTCGGTGTTGCTCATGATGGCTGCAGATGAGTTGTTTCTCCTGCTCCCACCTGGTTTAACCCTTTCCTTTTATACCCGAGAAATGTAAAGAGCAACTGGCCCCCCTTCATAGAACTACTAACTAAGCAAGTTACTATAGAGCTGCACAGAATacattgagttttttttttctttgtcttatttttctttagaaagGTCTTTCTGTTATGACAAGCAGCATTCTAAACAGCTCTTGTAACAATAGATGGAGCCACGTGGCTGTTAAGAATACGTTGTATGACTTGCATGAAACATATTGTTTTCACAGAGGTTATCTAAACTATGATgccatttcttgtttttgctgttttacaaagtaaaaattTACTACTACTGCTAACATACtcaaaattaataatttattattgataatgatttttacttttttatggtaaaaacaattaaataaaaaaacactgtgctatatatattttgtttttgattttgagTGACGCTTAAATGCTACAGATCATTTAACAAAATTTAAGAGCAGTTTTCACAAGCTTTCCACACcaatatttgtgaaaacatagTTGCCCacttaaatcatgaattaagtGTGATTAACTACAACCTATTAGGGAACATGAAGGTTGGAGACGGATcagaaaaagcaacacatcatggtCTGATCGAAAGACGTCATTGACGTGTATCAGTTTGAAAAGGGTTatgaagccatttctaaggcaaACCGCAGTGAGAGTCAATAACCACAAATGAAGGATACAAAGAAATGTAGCAAACCTTTAAACAAGTGGCTGTCCTACCAAAATTACTACAAGAGCACATCCACTAATTTATGATATCACAAGGGTACCCAGAAGAGCATCTAGAGCTCTACAGGCCTCACTTGTGTcatgttaataaaacattttcttgagTCCAACTGTAAGTTTTGATGTGTATTTCGTATTTCAACGTATTTAACCAACATCTCCACTACTACTACCCCCTACCGTCTCTGTGTAGTCTTTACTCACAATCTAGTTACACCACATCTCCACTTACTAGAATCAATGTGTAGATTGCCATTGATTCAGTTTGACCTTGGGGTGTTATTCTGCCCCTGTGGCTGGAAGGTCTGCTTCTATCTAAATCCTGGGTCATTCATGCAGCAACAGACAGACAGCAATATAACTTGTCTTAGAGCAATATATATAAATTCAATACAAAACAAGCCTGTACTGTATGCCCTAACTCTGACCCCTGAGACTTGAACGGTTATATTCAAGGAATGCAAAAACACATGTTTTCAACTGTAAT contains the following coding sequences:
- the LOC124871516 gene encoding gamma-crystallin M2-like; the protein is MSNTDMNMRGKIIFYEERNFQGRHYECMSDCADMSSYMSRCHSCRVESGCFMVYDHPNYMGNQYFMRRGEYADYMSMFGWSGGIRSCRMIPMYRGSYRMRIYERENFGGMMHECMDDCDNVMDRYRMSNCMSCHVMDGHWLMYEQPHYRGRMMYLWPGEYKSFRDMGYGGMRFMSMRRIMDSWY